The stretch of DNA TTGTCTTTTTTAGCATGCCCACAAACAAGGAGTACCATCATGGATTGGCGTAACGACGCAGCTTGCCTCACGGTTGACCCAGAGCTGTTCTTTCCCGTAGGCAACACCGGCCCAGCTGTCGACCAGATCGACAAGGCGAAGGTCGTCTGCTCACGCTGCACCGTCACCGAAATGTGCCTCCAGTATGCGCTCGAGACCGGTCAGGACTCTGGTGTGTGGGGTGGACTCAGCGAAGACGAGCGCCGCGCACTCAAGCGCCGCGCAGCACGTGCACGTCGCGCAAGCTAATTAACTCTTCACAATATGCTCACAAGCTCAATGCTTGTGAGCATATTTATTTAAGTGACTTTTGGAGCATCACGGTTCCAAGCCAACGGTCAAACTTGAAACCAACGCGCCCCATCCGCCCTATTTCTTTGAAACCAAAATCCTTATGAAGTTTGAGCGAAGCTTCGGCTCCACCGTCAGCTATCACGGCAATCATTTCCTTGAGGCCAACCTGTTCAGAACGTGAAATCAGTTCTTTCATGAGAGCTTTGCCTAAGCCTTTTCTCGTGGATGCTGCCCGGAGATAGACAGAATTCTCTACAGTGAACCGGTAAGCACGCTTTTGCTTCCAGGGCGTAACCAGCGCATAGCCAAGGACTTGTTGTCCCGGAGACACGGCAACAATAAATGGCATGTTGAGCTTCTGAAGATAGGCAAACTTTTTCTTCCACGCCGTCAAGCTCATTTTGTTTTCATCGAAAGTCACCACGGAGTTCATGACGTAGTAGTTATAGATTTCCTGAATGTCAGGAAGGTCGGACTCTCGGGCTTCTCTGATTTCAAAAGAGAAAGGCGCCTCAGGCTCCGGCTTCTTTTGAAGATGCCGTGGCAACTGCCGCGGTTTGAGATATTCCTCTGGAAGCACGTGCCCAGCCTAACCGACTAGAACAACGCTGAATAGCTTGGCAACGCCCAATTGATGGGCGTCTGGCCAAGCTCTTCAAGAGCTTTATTGACTTTGCTGAATGGCCGAGATCCGAAGAATCCTCGCGAAGCAGACAACGGGCTCGGGTGAACAGATTCAATAAGTACTGATTTGTCCAGATAATGCTTTGCAGATATCGCGTCGTTGCCCCATAAGACTGCGACGAGTGACTTATCTTTTCTGTTATTGAGAGTAGATAAAGCTTGTGCCGTGACTTCTTCCCACCCAATTCCGCGAAGAGACCCGGCTGTACCGGATTCAACCGTGAGGACTCTGTTCAAGAGCATGACGCCCTGCTCAAACCAGGGTGTGAGGTCACCATTGGATGGTTGGGGGCACCCAATATCCGTTTGTAGTTCCGTGAATATGTTCCTCAAGCTTCGAGGCAGTTGGCGTTGTTTTGGAGAGACCGAGAAAGACAACCCAACCGCATCTCCTGGCGTTGGGTAAGGGTCTTGCCCAAGGATCACAACCCTGACTTCATAGAAAGGAATTGTGAACGCACGCATGACTTTGCGTGGCTTCGGAAAGATAGTTTTCCCTTGATCTAGCTCTCGTGTAAGTCGTGATTGGATCTCAACAAGAACTGGTTGGACAGGCTGAAGTGGCTCAACCCAACTCTGATGAATAAGCCCTGATTGTGCTAATTCCTCAAGATTGAGGCTGAGAGTCATCTTTGTGTTCTGAAGAATGCCCCGAATGGGAATTTTGGTGAGCTTGGTGATCAAGACTTCGCTTGTGAACGCTCTGAACTTTCTCGGTGAGGTAAGAAATAACTGTGGCCGTCGTAGCACCTACGATGATCATGCCACCGAGCATGAGCAATGAGGCATAAATGCGGCCAAAGATGGTGACGGGAACCATGTCGC from Aurantimicrobium sp. MWH-Uga1 encodes:
- a CDS encoding WhiB family transcriptional regulator is translated as MDWRNDAACLTVDPELFFPVGNTGPAVDQIDKAKVVCSRCTVTEMCLQYALETGQDSGVWGGLSEDERRALKRRAARARRAS
- a CDS encoding GNAT family N-acetyltransferase is translated as MLPEEYLKPRQLPRHLQKKPEPEAPFSFEIREARESDLPDIQEIYNYYVMNSVVTFDENKMSLTAWKKKFAYLQKLNMPFIVAVSPGQQVLGYALVTPWKQKRAYRFTVENSVYLRAASTRKGLGKALMKELISRSEQVGLKEMIAVIADGGAEASLKLHKDFGFKEIGRMGRVGFKFDRWLGTVMLQKSLK
- a CDS encoding uracil-DNA glycosylase produces the protein MTLSLNLEELAQSGLIHQSWVEPLQPVQPVLVEIQSRLTRELDQGKTIFPKPRKVMRAFTIPFYEVRVVILGQDPYPTPGDAVGLSFSVSPKQRQLPRSLRNIFTELQTDIGCPQPSNGDLTPWFEQGVMLLNRVLTVESGTAGSLRGIGWEEVTAQALSTLNNRKDKSLVAVLWGNDAISAKHYLDKSVLIESVHPSPLSASRGFFGSRPFSKVNKALEELGQTPINWALPSYSALF